The following proteins are co-located in the Myxococcus fulvus genome:
- a CDS encoding alpha/beta hydrolase family protein: MRTTRWVILVLALMGCSSSDPKPEAPLPPEEQETDSKPLTVTVLGSGQATAGGQQWAYQLLRLQEEGKAASYAQWFPPRSPGARPVMMLTRPYDGITWTGEAVDAKWGQRGNGFHPDDSEPGHHAGSSNIVYTISTPELIAGESFFYLYNGFGVLNVFGRFYAGGSIQNDRDDMHAGLRFLEQAPEVDRSRIGIQGGSWGGFEALYAAADAPAAVRPRAGVALFPLSDFARQFEYLETVIPSRVSDPWVRSQYATFFEPYRRRIVAATGGPPGAPGADYTSWTREHLAPRLTTPFLVLHEDWDTLVPVEQTQTLAPLVGPTMSALYIQHLEVPNWNTRALDHGQLVVQYGHALTTVSLGYLLTNLGSEEQSLYVPFVQDVLVGWLQAQRVLQLNGRDVSQVAPRLLELADPRVTLVEMTSGSVYSGSEGVAVLVNALWETQYTAGNIREVLSTGLPP; this comes from the coding sequence ATGCGCACGACACGATGGGTGATTCTCGTCCTGGCCCTGATGGGCTGCTCCTCGTCCGACCCGAAGCCCGAGGCGCCGCTTCCTCCCGAGGAGCAGGAGACTGACTCCAAGCCCCTGACGGTGACCGTCCTGGGCTCGGGGCAGGCGACGGCGGGAGGACAGCAGTGGGCGTACCAACTGCTGCGGCTCCAGGAGGAGGGCAAGGCGGCGTCCTATGCGCAGTGGTTCCCGCCGAGGAGTCCGGGTGCCCGGCCCGTGATGATGCTCACGCGTCCCTACGACGGCATCACGTGGACGGGCGAGGCGGTGGACGCGAAGTGGGGGCAGCGGGGCAACGGCTTCCACCCGGACGACAGCGAGCCGGGCCACCACGCGGGCTCGTCCAACATCGTCTACACCATCAGCACGCCGGAGCTCATCGCGGGTGAGTCGTTCTTCTACCTGTACAACGGCTTTGGCGTGCTCAACGTCTTCGGCCGCTTCTACGCGGGTGGCAGCATCCAGAACGACCGGGACGACATGCACGCGGGGCTGCGCTTCCTCGAGCAGGCGCCCGAGGTGGACCGCTCACGCATCGGCATCCAAGGAGGTTCCTGGGGCGGCTTCGAGGCGCTCTACGCGGCGGCCGATGCGCCGGCGGCGGTGCGTCCCAGGGCGGGCGTGGCGCTCTTCCCTCTGTCCGACTTCGCGCGGCAGTTCGAGTATCTGGAGACGGTGATTCCGTCGCGCGTGTCGGACCCGTGGGTGCGCTCCCAGTACGCCACGTTCTTCGAGCCCTATCGGCGCCGCATCGTCGCCGCCACGGGAGGGCCTCCGGGGGCGCCGGGCGCGGACTACACCTCATGGACGCGTGAGCACCTCGCGCCGAGGCTGACGACCCCCTTCCTGGTCCTGCACGAGGACTGGGACACGCTCGTCCCGGTGGAGCAGACCCAGACGCTCGCGCCGCTCGTGGGCCCGACGATGTCTGCGCTGTACATCCAGCACCTGGAGGTCCCGAACTGGAACACGCGCGCGTTGGACCATGGGCAGCTGGTGGTCCAATACGGCCATGCCCTCACCACGGTGTCCCTCGGGTATCTGCTGACGAACCTGGGGTCCGAGGAGCAGTCGCTCTACGTCCCCTTCGTGCAAGACGTGCTGGTGGGGTGGCTCCAGGCGCAGCGCGTGCTCCAGTTGAACGGGCGGGACGTGTCCCAGGTGGCCCCGCGCCTGCTCGAGCTGGCGGACCCGCGCGTCACCCTGGTCGAGATGACGTCGGGCAGCGTCTACTCGGGCTCGGAGGGTGTCGCCGTGCTGGTGAACGCGCTCTGGGAGACGCAGTACACGGCGGGGAACATCCGCGAGGTGCTCTCCACGGGGCTGCCTCCCTGA
- a CDS encoding PQQ-dependent sugar dehydrogenase, which translates to MTPGSCRFAVLLSLFLVAPACAPEPASEETPAPEGLETSSAAITLPPSYTDAQVTAVARPTALAFTPDGRLLITTQTGQLRVFSGGVLLATPALNLSAVLCTNSERGLLGVAVDPDFATTGHIFLYYTFNKFNTCTTNIANVAVNRVSRFTLPSTNVVSPSSEVVLLDNIPSPGGNHNGGDLHFGPDGLLYVSVGDGGCQLGDPSRCGGTNTTARRLDVLLGKMLRIRKDGTPPTDNPWYAVSGSRRCGNPAGVPTGTGPCQENYATGLRNPFRFAFQPGTSTFFINDVGQSVWEEIDEGIKGADYGWNTREGHCANNSTTNCGAPPAGMTNPIFDYKRGTNPTGSPFQNCNSITGGAFAPPGAWANADDNAYFFSDYICGKVFKLVRGTGGAVTVDAFATGLGSGSAVTLRFGPSGTRQALYYTTYAGGGEVRRIEFTGTRTVTP; encoded by the coding sequence TGCCGCCGTCGTACACGGACGCGCAGGTGACGGCCGTCGCCCGGCCCACGGCGCTGGCCTTCACGCCGGATGGGCGGCTGCTCATCACCACGCAGACGGGGCAGCTGCGGGTGTTCAGCGGGGGCGTGCTGCTGGCGACGCCGGCGCTGAACCTCTCCGCGGTGCTGTGCACCAACTCGGAGCGCGGCCTGTTGGGCGTGGCGGTGGACCCGGACTTCGCCACCACCGGGCACATCTTCCTCTATTACACGTTCAACAAGTTCAACACGTGCACGACGAACATCGCCAACGTGGCGGTGAACCGCGTCTCGCGCTTCACGCTGCCGAGCACGAACGTGGTGAGCCCGTCGAGCGAGGTGGTGCTGCTCGACAACATCCCGTCCCCGGGTGGCAACCACAACGGCGGTGACCTGCACTTCGGCCCGGACGGGCTGCTCTACGTCAGCGTGGGAGACGGCGGCTGTCAGCTCGGGGACCCGAGCCGCTGCGGGGGAACGAACACCACGGCGCGCAGGCTGGACGTGCTGCTCGGGAAGATGCTGCGCATCCGCAAGGACGGCACCCCGCCCACGGACAACCCCTGGTACGCGGTGTCGGGCAGCCGGCGCTGTGGCAATCCCGCGGGGGTGCCGACGGGCACGGGGCCCTGCCAGGAGAACTACGCCACGGGCCTGCGCAACCCGTTCCGCTTCGCCTTCCAGCCGGGCACCAGCACGTTCTTCATCAACGACGTGGGCCAGAGCGTGTGGGAGGAGATTGACGAGGGCATCAAGGGCGCGGACTACGGCTGGAACACGCGCGAGGGGCACTGCGCGAACAACTCCACCACCAACTGCGGCGCGCCTCCGGCGGGGATGACGAACCCGATTTTCGATTACAAGCGCGGCACCAACCCCACGGGCTCGCCGTTCCAGAACTGCAACTCCATCACGGGAGGGGCCTTCGCGCCGCCTGGAGCGTGGGCGAACGCGGACGACAACGCGTACTTCTTCAGTGATTACATCTGCGGGAAGGTCTTCAAGCTGGTGCGCGGCACGGGCGGCGCGGTGACGGTGGACGCGTTCGCCACGGGCCTGGGCTCCGGCTCCGCGGTGACGCTGCGCTTCGGCCCATCAGGCACGCGCCAGGCGCTCTACTACACGACGTACGCCGGAGGCGGAGAGGTGCGCCGCATCGAGTTCACCGGCACGCGCACCGTGACGCCGTAA